The Candidatus Saccharimonadales bacterium nucleotide sequence GTCTCGCCGCTCATTGGCTCTTGAGCATCCACGCCTGTTATACGGCAGTAAAAGTTATAGGCCGAAAGGTTTGAGATTTCACCCTTTTCGAGGTACGGCTCGAAGAGGGGTAGCAGTAATTCTTCATCCTTCGGGCTGCCTGTTCGGAATACTATAATGGTACCGACATTCGCCAAGATGATATTCACTAGTTTTTGGTCGTTTTGCTGCTGAGTGGATTGCTCAGCCATTGTTAAGTACACCTTATACTTACGTGATTCACTGAGCATCTGCGTGAATGATAGCGTTGCGAAGTTTTGAAACTCATCGACGTAAAGATAGAATGGCTTACGGTCATCTTGTTTTTTCTCAGAACGTTTGAGAGCGGCCAATTGCAGTTTGGCGAGGATTGTTATGCCGAACAGCATAGACGTATCCTCGCCTAAGCGTCCTTTACTAAAATTACAGATCAGAATCTTGCTATCAAGTATCTCACTGAAATCGATGGTAGACTTCTCTTGCTCCAACATAGCCCGAGCACTGGCAGAGAACAAGAAGCGACCAATCTTAGCAGTGATACCGGCAGCCATTTTAACCTTCTGCATACTGCCAGCTTTGCCAAGCTCATTTTTCCAGAATGCTTTCAGATCTTCGTCCGTAAGGTTATTGATAGCATTCTTGGCAAATTTACCATCGTTTAGTAAACGAAAGATAGTAAACAAGGTTGGTTTTTCAAGAGTGAGTGCTGTCTGCGTTGCATTGCGTAGAATGTATTCAATACGGTGGCCACCACTATCATCCTCGGAAAATATCTTGCGCATGACCGAAATAACTGACTCTGTAACACGGTCCTTTTCGCGGAGTAAATCGTTACCCGTGAGGCCGTCGGGTAGTTCAAGGAGATTGATACCAATCGGGTGATCAAGATCGTCCGGGTTGAGATAAATTAAATCTTTTTCTCGCTCTTTTGGAATGTATTCAAGTAGTTCCTCTGCAAAGTCACCATGCGGATCAATCACCGCGACACCTTTGCCGTTACGGATATCTTGTATAATCTGATACTTTAATAACGTTGTCTTACCGCTACCGGTACCGCCTACTACGTACATATGTCTTTCTCGTTCTGGTATCATTAGCCCGATCAATGTCTCGTTGCCATGGTATTTGTTCACGCCAATAATGACATCGAGATCAAGGTGTCCGTGTAAGCTGACTGGCGCAGGTAACACTCGGCTGTGCGTGCGCATCATGCCTTCGGTGCGTATGATGCCATACGGAAAGTGGAATAACGTTGCTATCTCTGACATGCTGAGTACGGAACTATTGTATGGGAGGATAGAGCCGAGCCGACGGCTAAATAATAGACCAAGGTAGCGTTGGCGTGAAAGAGGAGATGGCCAGCGTGAGAGCTCAAGACGCTGGAACCCTTTTGTATTGAGTGTCTCTAGTGAAGCCGTGAATTCATTTGTCAGGGCTGCTGCACGGTCTGGAGAAGAAACACTGAGACGTATGTCCGTCTGCAGTAACGGTTGTTCAAGTTTAGCGGCGACATTGTCATAGATAGTTGTTTCAAGACGCGTAAGCTCTCGCTCGGCACGTTCCTCGAATAGACTAGGTAGCCAGAGTACTAAGGCAAGAACTAACCCAATTTGCCACTGATGCGTCAGTCCTCCGACTAGGATAGCCGGTAGCCATATCCAGGCATAGGCAAGCACGCGGTAGCGCAGTTTGCCGTCAATCATAACGCTGCCTTTAGCGATTAGTACACTGTGGATCTTTTGTGCTCTGCGTGACGTATAGCGGCGAGTAACCAGTTGCAATGTAACCTCCTCTTCGTCACGTAACCGTGTCATTGAACCTGCGATAAAAGCAATGGGATCAGATTGCTCGAGACCTACATGTGGTTTTAATGGATAGGCAAAATGGCGGGACTGTCTGATGCTAGAAACGAGTACGTTCTCTCTTGGTTCTAAAGATAGCTCAACCTGGTTAAATCGGAGCTCTGTCATGTATGATGCAAAGTGCTTCTGAATACTAGGTAAATCCTGTCTCTCGGCAATAACGCGGTAGGTAATACCTTTCTTTTTGCTACCAATAATTTCGAACGAGACTGGACTGCCACTTGTGATTTGTTGTTGCAAAATAGCAAAGAGACTTTGGGTATTGTGGGGATGTATCGTAGATTGTTTCGGTGGGGTTATCTCAAGAGCGCCAAGCTCTCGTGGTCGTGAGAAAGCTACTATACGAGTAATGGTATCTGACACCGGTCGAAATACACGCCGCCATGTATAGTAGACAAGGCCTACGATGATGGCAGTATTGATAATCATGCTAAGGGGTCCGTCGCCAAAGATACGGGTAAATAGTGATGATGCAAATTGTATATTCATCAATACCTCACCATCCTATTTTTGTGGGATGTTGCTTCTATAGTAACGTAGTTATCCACAGATGCAAGAGTGGTACGTGAAAAAACTGACCAACTATTTCACAATAACAGAAATGTAATAGCAAGGAATTGCGGTAAGTGAGACGCTACCAATGGTATATATACTTCAACATAAAACGCCAAAACTATCAGTATCTGGTATGATGAGCTGTATGAGTACGGATAATTTTGCCGAAAAAATACATGATAATCTTTCGAAGATGCGAAAGCAGCTTCGTTATACCCAGAAAGAAGTGGCTGACCTGGCGGGACTAAACCCAAACTATTACGCCAAGGTCGAACGTGGCGATGGTATACCGTCTCTTAAGACGTTACGCAAAATAGCGAAAGTCTTGAACGTTACCATCACAGACATCGTTGGCTACTAGTTATTTTGTTCGGTATTGAACTCTTCCATCTCTTTTCGCAGTAGTTCTTCGTCAACGCGTCCAATCTCGCGGTACATGAGCTTCATCCGAATGAGCATCTGCCGAGCAAAAGCTGGGTTTGCATTTTCAGGATCATTCTTTTCAAGATCTCGTACCATTACGGCAATATCTTCATCGGTTGGTATGTATCCAGTCATATTCATAGTATAACACCTCTGTTAATGTTCAATATGTATCTCATTGGCTAGTCGCATGTTCGCATTAATTTTGCTAACCCCGTACGATCAATAAGTACGCAATCATTACTGGCAGCCAAACGGCGCGCCACAGAGCTATATGTACTGTTCGTAATAACCATAGATCGCTCACAGTGATAAAGCCGTAGTCCCGTTACTACTTGCCGTACGGCGTCAGCCTTCACTAAGCCAGTGTATCGTTTGACCTGGACACCCCAGCGTATACCATTCTTTTCGGCGATTATATCTACGCCATAATCGTATCGTTCAGTAAGAGAAACTGAAGTGAAGCCACTTTTTCGTAAAAGCTTCGCAATATACTTTTCAAAGTCTAATCCATCCATATTGTCAACTCTGCGAAAGCCTGCAGAACGACGATTACGAAAGAGTTTCCAACACAACTTCGCAAGAATTAGAAAGCCTAGTACCCCGAGTGCCACATATGCCATGTCGACGAGTTGTGCACGGTGCGTCCATGCGGCAGCACCGACCAGGATAACGATAACAAACGACACGTCATTACTCTGAGCGCGAGAATTCCTTGCCATACTATAGCTCCTCGTCGTTCAATTGTTCTTCGACGGCAGCATCAATCTTTTGCATACTCTCAAGTAAAGAGTTCCATGTTTGGTCAACGTGGGTCACCAAGCATATGAAATATGAAAGTCTCCGTCACGGAGGCTTTTGTTATACTTACTTGTATGAAAGAAATTATTGGAAAGTACGAAACGTTTATCGCACGTATAGACTCAGGTTTGGCCGCTTCAGGTATTGACCGCAAAGAGCTAGCCATGATGGATCATATTTGTTACAGAGTAGAAACGCAAAATCGCTATAATGAAATGCTTGATAAGCTGAACCGAGCTGCAATTCTTTTAGGGGAATCAGTGGTTTCTGGTCGAAATATAGCTACATTTGAACTCTATAATTATCTTGAGGTTAATGGTTGGACCGTCCCTTATCTGGAATTGCCAGAACCAAAAGAAAACTCGCCATACCCCGAGGGACTAGAACACGCTGAGATGGTGGTTATAGGTGGATTAGCCAGATTCGCTAAAAAGCATTCAGACCTGAAATTTGATACTAAAGGAATGAGTAAAGATATCAATCCCGAGCTAGGACTTAAAACGGACCTTTTGTCAGTTAAATTTCATGAGCAACCGCTCGGTGCTGTCGTGCGAATTGAGCAAAGACTTGGTAGAGCCTGACTGGTATTTCTCTAATCTGTTCATCAAACACATGAGATTTTTTGTAGACAACTTCTTACTTATAGTACTCACTTTTGTAAACAGCAGTATTTTTGTTCCTGAGC carries:
- a CDS encoding helix-turn-helix transcriptional regulator — protein: MSTDNFAEKIHDNLSKMRKQLRYTQKEVADLAGLNPNYYAKVERGDGIPSLKTLRKIAKVLNVTITDIVGY
- a CDS encoding restriction endonuclease translates to MARNSRAQSNDVSFVIVILVGAAAWTHRAQLVDMAYVALGVLGFLILAKLCWKLFRNRRSAGFRRVDNMDGLDFEKYIAKLLRKSGFTSVSLTERYDYGVDIIAEKNGIRWGVQVKRYTGLVKADAVRQVVTGLRLYHCERSMVITNSTYSSVARRLAASNDCVLIDRTGLAKLMRTCD
- a CDS encoding type IV secretion system DNA-binding domain-containing protein yields the protein MNIQFASSLFTRIFGDGPLSMIINTAIIVGLVYYTWRRVFRPVSDTITRIVAFSRPRELGALEITPPKQSTIHPHNTQSLFAILQQQITSGSPVSFEIIGSKKKGITYRVIAERQDLPSIQKHFASYMTELRFNQVELSLEPRENVLVSSIRQSRHFAYPLKPHVGLEQSDPIAFIAGSMTRLRDEEEVTLQLVTRRYTSRRAQKIHSVLIAKGSVMIDGKLRYRVLAYAWIWLPAILVGGLTHQWQIGLVLALVLWLPSLFEERAERELTRLETTIYDNVAAKLEQPLLQTDIRLSVSSPDRAAALTNEFTASLETLNTKGFQRLELSRWPSPLSRQRYLGLLFSRRLGSILPYNSSVLSMSEIATLFHFPYGIIRTEGMMRTHSRVLPAPVSLHGHLDLDVIIGVNKYHGNETLIGLMIPERERHMYVVGGTGSGKTTLLKYQIIQDIRNGKGVAVIDPHGDFAEELLEYIPKEREKDLIYLNPDDLDHPIGINLLELPDGLTGNDLLREKDRVTESVISVMRKIFSEDDSGGHRIEYILRNATQTALTLEKPTLFTIFRLLNDGKFAKNAINNLTDEDLKAFWKNELGKAGSMQKVKMAAGITAKIGRFLFSASARAMLEQEKSTIDFSEILDSKILICNFSKGRLGEDTSMLFGITILAKLQLAALKRSEKKQDDRKPFYLYVDEFQNFATLSFTQMLSESRKYKVYLTMAEQSTQQQNDQKLVNIILANVGTIIVFRTGSPKDEELLLPLFEPYLEKGEISNLSAYNFYCRITGVDAQEPMSGETIVSH
- a CDS encoding VOC family protein, yielding MKEIIGKYETFIARIDSGLAASGIDRKELAMMDHICYRVETQNRYNEMLDKLNRAAILLGESVVSGRNIATFELYNYLEVNGWTVPYLELPEPKENSPYPEGLEHAEMVVIGGLARFAKKHSDLKFDTKGMSKDINPELGLKTDLLSVKFHEQPLGAVVRIEQRLGRA